Proteins encoded in a region of the Anaerolineae bacterium genome:
- the raiA gene encoding ribosome-associated translation inhibitor RaiA, whose product MQLIIQGKNIEVTDWLRQYVEKKTGRLDRYLPNIQEARVELSSEKTKNAQQRQVAQITIRTDRTILRAEEKSHDIFASIDAVVDKMYRQIDRYKGKRWDKRTRTEAEIFPATAEEAVEEEAPRIVRVKRFSMIPMSPEEAVEQMELLGHDFYVFFNTETESVNVVYRRKDGNYGLLQPELG is encoded by the coding sequence ATGCAGCTGATCATTCAGGGTAAGAATATCGAGGTGACTGATTGGCTACGGCAGTATGTAGAGAAAAAGACGGGGCGGCTTGATCGGTACCTCCCCAACATTCAGGAAGCTCGGGTAGAGCTCTCTTCGGAGAAGACCAAGAACGCGCAGCAACGGCAGGTAGCACAGATCACCATCCGCACGGACCGTACGATCTTGCGAGCCGAGGAGAAGTCACATGATATCTTTGCGTCCATTGATGCCGTCGTGGACAAGATGTATCGCCAGATTGACCGGTACAAGGGGAAGCGGTGGGATAAGCGTACCCGCACTGAGGCGGAGATCTTCCCCGCCACAGCCGAGGAAGCTGTAGAGGAAGAAGCTCCTCGCATCGTGCGCGTGAAGCGCTTCTCTATGATCCCGATGAGCCCGGAAGAGGCTGTTGAGCAGATGGAATTGCTAGGGCACGACTTTTATGTCTTCTTTAACACCGAAACGGAAAGCGTAAACGTGGTCTATCGGCGCAAAGACGGCAACTACGGCCTACTGCAGCCGGAGTTGGGCTGA
- a CDS encoding ComF family protein, with protein sequence MSLPLLSTLAVRGLDRLYQALLDVIFPPRCVSCGQWGVSLCLQCQAAISPVPTPICERCGRPMLGRKVCPICRCDPPPLSAIRSAAVFEGSLRLAIHHLKYKGQRSLAQPLGAWMAQAWPETIQGGDCLVPVPLHRARERERGYNQARLLAEELGKRIGLSVVCDAIYRVRATQPQVHLDARSRRANVAGAFTAGPASMRGRRPVLIDDVCTTAATLSACAEVLWQSGAAQVFAYTLARAVWDPTRPEMLPDRM encoded by the coding sequence ATGTCGCTGCCTCTGCTGTCAACCTTGGCCGTGAGAGGCCTGGATCGCTTATATCAAGCATTGCTAGACGTAATTTTCCCGCCGCGCTGCGTTAGCTGTGGCCAGTGGGGAGTCTCGCTGTGCCTTCAGTGCCAAGCTGCTATCTCGCCTGTCCCCACGCCCATCTGCGAGCGATGTGGCCGTCCCATGCTCGGCCGCAAGGTGTGCCCCATCTGCCGCTGCGACCCTCCCCCCTTATCTGCGATCCGCTCGGCGGCTGTCTTCGAGGGCTCCCTTCGTCTGGCGATTCACCATCTCAAGTACAAGGGGCAGCGAAGTTTAGCTCAGCCGTTGGGGGCTTGGATGGCGCAGGCTTGGCCTGAGACGATACAGGGCGGTGACTGCCTGGTCCCGGTCCCCTTGCACAGGGCCCGCGAACGCGAGCGGGGATACAACCAGGCCAGGTTGCTGGCCGAGGAACTAGGAAAACGGATCGGACTGTCAGTAGTCTGCGATGCAATTTATCGGGTGCGGGCTACTCAACCCCAAGTGCACCTGGACGCGCGGTCTCGCCGAGCGAACGTGGCCGGCGCCTTTACGGCAGGGCCGGCTTCCATGCGAGGACGTCGGCCAGTGCTGATAGACGACGTCTGCACTACGGCGGCCACACTCTCTGCCTGTGCTGAGGTTCTGTGGCAGAGCGGCGCGGCCCAGGTCTTCGCGTACACGTTGGCTCGCGCCGTTTGGGACCCGACGCGGCCAGAGATGTTGCCAGACCGAATGTAG
- a CDS encoding Flp family type IVb pilin: protein MWRYGTREEGQSFIEFAVILILIAIVILAILLILGDDLRLFVNDLLQTWFPPS, encoded by the coding sequence ATGTGGCGCTATGGGACGCGCGAGGAAGGCCAAAGCTTCATCGAATTCGCTGTCATCCTGATCCTGATCGCCATCGTCATCCTGGCCATCCTGCTGATCCTGGGCGATGACCTGCGGCTGTTTGTCAACGATCTGCTGCAAACCTGGTTCCCGCCGTCATAG
- a CDS encoding response regulator transcription factor, with protein sequence MADKITIMIAEDHPLFGQGLRRVLEGEDDIEIVAEVNNGKLAVERAAELQPDVILMDINLPGMNGLQATREIRSKGDDTAIIVLTAYHDEEQLFHAIRAGAAAYFPKDVSPATLIRAIREVARGNYVIGDTVIPASQVANWLLKQFEELAIYSDSPDEMFMPLTAREMEILQYITKGASNKEIARALGISRQTVKNHMSSILRKLAVNDRTQAAVLALRRGWIRLQDTAS encoded by the coding sequence ATGGCCGATAAAATCACGATCATGATCGCCGAAGATCATCCTCTATTCGGGCAGGGATTACGTCGAGTGCTGGAAGGCGAGGACGACATCGAGATCGTAGCAGAGGTCAACAATGGGAAACTCGCCGTGGAGCGAGCAGCCGAATTACAACCGGATGTCATCCTGATGGATATCAATCTGCCGGGAATGAACGGCCTTCAGGCTACGCGAGAGATTCGATCGAAAGGAGATGACACAGCCATTATCGTCCTCACGGCCTATCACGATGAAGAGCAGCTCTTCCATGCCATCCGCGCTGGTGCAGCGGCTTACTTCCCTAAAGATGTATCACCAGCCACCCTGATCCGGGCTATCCGCGAGGTAGCTAGAGGGAATTATGTGATCGGAGATACAGTGATCCCGGCCTCTCAAGTAGCTAACTGGCTGCTCAAGCAGTTCGAAGAATTGGCCATTTACAGCGATTCACCTGACGAAATGTTCATGCCTCTGACCGCTCGGGAGATGGAGATCCTTCAGTACATCACCAAAGGGGCCAGCAACAAAGAAATCGCACGGGCTTTGGGCATCAGCCGGCAGACGGTGAAGAACCACATGAGCTCGATCCTGCGCAAGTTGGCCGTCAACGACCGCACGCAGGCTGCCGTTTTGGCCCTCCGGCGCGGATGGATTCGTTTACAGGACACCGCCAGTTGA
- a CDS encoding ATP-binding protein, whose translation MSFPEEPTFQESLLLIAGVQAHWMRLQLESPAEASFFQSKLLELFDVQTSTSQEAFDQKLRKVQLHMLQRWEEERSRLGEQLRAGVGQLLANAAVELAACVTLLDSDIELVRRGLQALEQELRNGLEQLRLILAGLELPQSMKELGLLNSLQLYAQRVAKRSQVAIQTHFPVQMPRFSPTVEIGIYRVMQEALHNAIEHSGAKVINLMIEQQQPDGQWQFIVRDEGTGFEPAHLSQSRGLTHMQEWARAFGGDLDIQSKPGHGTTVKLTISASKVAVD comes from the coding sequence ATGTCCTTCCCCGAGGAGCCCACGTTTCAGGAAAGCCTCCTGTTGATCGCCGGAGTTCAAGCGCATTGGATGAGACTGCAGCTCGAAAGCCCAGCAGAGGCCTCTTTTTTCCAAAGTAAGCTGCTTGAGCTGTTCGATGTTCAAACGTCGACCTCCCAAGAAGCATTCGACCAGAAGCTTCGTAAGGTTCAGCTTCACATGCTGCAGCGTTGGGAAGAAGAGCGCTCTCGCCTAGGAGAACAACTCCGGGCAGGAGTGGGACAATTGCTGGCGAATGCGGCGGTAGAATTGGCAGCTTGCGTAACCTTGCTTGACTCAGATATTGAGCTGGTCCGTCGCGGGCTTCAGGCGCTAGAGCAGGAACTGCGTAATGGTCTAGAACAGCTTCGCCTGATCCTGGCTGGCCTTGAGCTTCCTCAAAGCATGAAAGAGCTGGGACTCTTGAACAGCCTTCAACTATATGCTCAGCGAGTTGCCAAACGGAGCCAGGTGGCCATACAAACCCACTTTCCGGTGCAGATGCCACGCTTCTCCCCTACCGTGGAAATCGGCATTTACCGAGTGATGCAGGAGGCACTGCACAACGCAATCGAGCACAGCGGGGCTAAAGTCATTAATCTGATGATAGAGCAGCAGCAGCCAGATGGCCAATGGCAATTCATCGTCCGTGATGAAGGGACAGGCTTTGAGCCTGCTCATCTTTCCCAGAGCCGGGGTTTGACCCACATGCAAGAATGGGCCAGAGCGTTTGGAGGGGATTTGGATATCCAAAGCAAGCCCGGCCATGGTACTACGGTCAAGCTCACGATTAGCGCTTCAAAGGTTGCCGTTGACTAG
- a CDS encoding polyprenol monophosphomannose synthase produces the protein MSNLAVAVVVPTYNERENLPDLVRALLALPLKVQVIIVDDNSPDGTGQLADRLALETGRVAVIHRPSKQGLGTAYTAGFRCALQFDVDCIITMDADFSHDPHYVPTLVERTALYDLVIGSRYVPGGGIQLWGWERRLLSWGANMIARRMLGLQVHDCTAGFRCYRRQALEAIDLDSIRADGYSYLVEMLFRCQLAGLTIGEVPIVFVDRRRGASKISRQEIFKAGFTVFRLAWGRVWRWPTVSSADRTQVKRSEAKNSDLVVHHR, from the coding sequence ATGTCCAATCTTGCCGTCGCCGTGGTTGTGCCCACATACAATGAGCGGGAAAATTTGCCTGATCTAGTGCGAGCCTTGCTGGCATTGCCGTTAAAGGTGCAAGTGATCATCGTAGATGACAATTCCCCCGATGGCACAGGGCAGCTCGCCGACCGTCTGGCCTTGGAGACGGGACGCGTAGCTGTGATCCACCGGCCGAGCAAACAGGGATTGGGCACAGCCTATACTGCGGGCTTTCGTTGTGCGCTCCAATTCGATGTAGACTGCATCATCACCATGGATGCTGATTTCTCCCACGATCCCCACTACGTCCCCACCTTGGTAGAACGTACAGCCCTGTACGATCTGGTGATCGGTTCCCGATATGTGCCAGGGGGAGGAATACAGCTGTGGGGCTGGGAGCGGCGGCTATTGAGCTGGGGGGCGAATATGATCGCCCGTCGGATGCTGGGCTTGCAAGTGCATGACTGTACAGCCGGCTTCCGCTGTTACCGTCGCCAGGCGTTGGAAGCGATTGACCTTGACTCCATCAGAGCGGATGGCTACTCGTACCTGGTGGAGATGCTCTTCCGGTGCCAGCTCGCGGGGCTCACCATTGGTGAGGTGCCGATCGTCTTCGTGGACCGCCGGCGGGGAGCCTCTAAGATCTCGCGCCAGGAGATCTTCAAGGCGGGGTTTACCGTCTTTCGCTTGGCGTGGGGGAGGGTCTGGCGTTGGCCAACGGTATCGTCGGCTGATAGGACTCAAGTCAAGCGTTCAGAGGCAAAGAACAGCGATCTCGTTGTCCATCACCGATGA